One Obesumbacterium proteus DNA window includes the following coding sequences:
- a CDS encoding fimbria/pilus periplasmic chaperone, with protein MNIKIKTWATSLFILVSVPAWSNIDVSPMSAIVTPQGVTLVTVTSKTEDVRFIQTSVKQVLNPATKQENEVAESISSVESIIVSPSKFVLAAGQKHNIRLVTMNLPVTEKVYRLYIESLPAKDGEAKVDTDKLKTEVGIDLVWGVVVHVPPSKPTIKLSLDSRANQIINDGNFHLKISRVGYCADPNNDDTCAWIKTNKNLYPAQKLALPENHKNGKIKVDYYNEYEGRSTETLID; from the coding sequence ATGAATATTAAAATTAAAACTTGGGCGACAAGCCTATTTATTTTGGTATCTGTACCTGCTTGGTCAAATATTGATGTTTCACCGATGAGCGCTATCGTTACCCCACAAGGGGTGACGCTGGTAACGGTGACATCCAAAACAGAAGACGTGCGTTTTATCCAAACCAGCGTAAAACAGGTATTAAACCCTGCCACTAAGCAGGAAAATGAAGTCGCAGAAAGTATTAGCAGCGTTGAAAGCATCATCGTTTCACCGTCAAAGTTTGTTCTGGCCGCCGGGCAAAAACATAATATTCGCTTAGTGACAATGAATTTACCGGTCACTGAAAAAGTGTATCGCTTATATATTGAGTCTCTTCCCGCCAAAGATGGGGAAGCAAAAGTAGACACCGATAAACTGAAAACCGAAGTGGGTATTGATTTGGTGTGGGGCGTGGTGGTTCATGTTCCCCCTTCCAAACCAACGATAAAACTATCGTTAGATAGCCGTGCTAACCAGATTATTAATGACGGGAATTTTCATTTGAAGATATCCAGAGTCGGTTACTGCGCCGATCCCAACAACGATGATACATGCGCGTGGATTAAGACGAATAAGAATTTATATCCAGCACAGAAGCTGGCTCTTCCTGAAAATCATAAAAATGGGAAAATCAAAGTCGACTATTACAATGAGTATGAAGGCCGTTCAACTGAAACCTTAATCGACTGA
- a CDS encoding CfaE/CblD family pilus tip adhesin, whose product MMNNGLKNIVTALLFLTSTLIISQCAHADIEQPTGRETQITEYFDKQSAPSQINIWTGESGGHNSDSPSLWGLNTLVCKSSSDPKNGSCTTVSNGSGSGKGSIPLRFTEKRSKLSVVLNVTSYHTDSYSQTIYCTDVDSFYLPFPTTANLSCTVSGGIKYKSDGTAFTAYITQAELKKIPFGGIWEASLELYLKQWTPYKTLGNWNAKLALNMSDVSNQAIYFPEFGAGQGKDAQPHVDLNLRPLPGGDRQILGRLSGSTSLDMCLYDGYGSNSRSFQVQLSEPPEYPENPEGRQSGKFSVYNDIGNRNEVSNRIDYGVKMYFPESNSFQDVVNGTTYTLPNINTDDIRAVRLASNISNVVLCVPTPLQITTPAFNIVDKTNGHYTGKIRVVFTPSLW is encoded by the coding sequence ATGATGAATAATGGACTAAAAAATATAGTTACCGCTCTTTTATTTTTAACTTCTACGTTAATTATTTCGCAATGTGCTCATGCCGATATTGAGCAACCGACAGGACGAGAGACTCAAATTACAGAATATTTTGATAAGCAGTCTGCCCCATCTCAAATTAATATATGGACAGGTGAAAGTGGTGGTCATAATTCTGATAGCCCCAGCTTATGGGGATTAAATACACTAGTATGTAAATCGAGTTCAGATCCTAAAAATGGATCATGCACCACAGTGTCCAACGGTTCAGGATCAGGTAAGGGCTCCATACCTCTACGGTTTACTGAAAAACGCAGTAAGCTAAGCGTTGTGCTAAACGTGACAAGCTACCATACGGATAGTTATTCACAAACCATTTATTGTACTGATGTAGATTCGTTTTACCTACCATTTCCTACCACAGCAAACCTTAGTTGCACAGTTAGTGGTGGCATCAAGTATAAATCCGATGGTACCGCATTCACTGCATATATCACACAAGCAGAATTAAAAAAAATACCCTTTGGCGGCATATGGGAAGCCAGTTTGGAATTGTATTTAAAACAATGGACCCCTTATAAAACGCTGGGTAACTGGAATGCAAAACTTGCTTTAAATATGAGTGATGTTAGTAATCAGGCCATTTATTTCCCTGAATTTGGTGCAGGCCAAGGAAAAGACGCCCAACCGCACGTCGATCTGAATTTACGCCCCCTGCCCGGTGGCGATCGGCAGATCTTAGGTAGATTAAGCGGTAGCACTTCGCTGGATATGTGTTTATATGACGGCTATGGCTCAAACAGCCGCAGTTTTCAGGTACAGCTTTCAGAACCGCCAGAATACCCAGAAAATCCTGAAGGAAGACAGAGTGGTAAATTCTCCGTTTATAACGATATTGGCAATCGTAATGAAGTTAGTAACCGCATTGATTATGGTGTGAAAATGTATTTCCCAGAAAGTAATAGCTTTCAGGATGTAGTCAACGGTACTACCTATACATTACCTAATATAAATACCGACGATATTCGCGCCGTTCGCTTGGCCAGTAATATTTCCAATGTGGTGCTGTGTGTGCCCACGCCGCTGCAAATTACTACGCCGGCATTTAATATTGTTGATAAAACTAACGGCCATTATACCGGCAAGATCCGCGTCGTGTTCACGCCGAGTCTGTGGTAA